The Vanacampus margaritifer isolate UIUO_Vmar chromosome 15, RoL_Vmar_1.0, whole genome shotgun sequence genome contains the following window.
TGAGTAAAACATGTAGATTGGCACTTGTTTACTGCTCAGGCTTGTACCACTTAGTCATAGTGGATGTAGTTACAAAAATACCAGTTCTGTACAAGCCTCAGGAAACAAGATCTCTCCTGgtgtaaacatatttttattcattacaaATTAAAGACATATGAACTCAGGAGAAGTTCACTGCCAGCTAAAAACTATTGTAACGTTTCTGTGTGTTTTCACATATCTTACTAGACTTTGCTACGTTGTATTAAGTCAAAATATGAGTTGCTCATCCTAAATTAAGTGACCCTAGTTTAAGATATGAATTATGACCTCTTCATCCAGTCTCATGTCTCACAGGTTGGTATGTGGGTCAGTTTAAAAGCAGCCAATCGCAAAACAGCCATGGGCCACACACGTTCACAACACGTTCTAACACGGCAGTTCAAAACAAACCTGCTATTTATGCCAACATTTATGATGTGTAGTCAGTGATTATCTTTTTTTACGTGTACTGAAAGTGAGCCAGGTGGATGATTGTGGCTCATTTATTTGGCACGTTTGTCAGCTCAGATGTACCCCACAGAAAAGTGTTGGTAAATTTTTCAATCAGGTttgtgatttattaattttttttatctggaaaGAGCAAATGACTTAAAGAATAAAGCGTCCCAAACGGGATACTTCTCATTTCTCCATCCAATTTGTTTCTGAATTAAAAGGTACTCTGGTGGGATTCCTTCTCCCTGACGTCTTGCCACACAAAACCCCCAGAGGCCCCCAGCACTTACATAAGTTCTGAATGAGGCTGAGGCTCTGTTCCATAATGCACTTGGGGGGGGGACAAAGTTAAAATTCTCTGCCCCTTGGAGACGCTAGTGCGGCAGGGAAAAGAAGGTTTCTTGGAAAGAGTGTACTACTAttgcaagacaaaacaaaagaaaaatgaatttcaaCCCTTTATTCTTTAGAGGAAAAGGTATTTCTCATCTCCACATGACAACAAAAACCTACACATAATTcatacaaaaaacaagaaaatttgAAAGGGGTGTATGTACATGACAGGAAATGACGGCCTCATGACTACTCGCCCAGGTTAAAAACACGAAATTTGTCTTGATCGTAGAAGCAGGCCTTGACGACCCGTCCGCCGAAATAACGTCCGTTCAGATCCACCACAGCTGCGGAAAACAGAAGGCAACGGTCAAACCTCGTCAAGGTAAATCAAACAACGCTTTAAATCAGCCATTTGCAAACAATTTGCTGTGAGAAAATTATCGAATTTCACTTTACGGGTCTGGAAGTTCTcatttattgatgaaaaataatacatcttttgtcatctatctatgccagaaATATATAGTGCATTACTTTGATTGCAGAAGACAACATTCAGATGCGTATACACCTTTTACCATTTATATAATAGAATATTGATTTATAGCCTGTTTGAACTAAGATTATAATGAAATGCAACTCAAATGTGCTTAGGCAGTGCTTCTaagtaccactagagggagcctgcatACCACTACACTTTTGAGAGTCGCTGCTTTCATGTCAGCTATCATACAAAATCGACATTTACATACTTTGACAAGATTCAAAAAGCTCTCTTTCTAAATCTATTAGCTACCTCAACTGTTCTAAAGATACATCATTATAAGTAAGAATTATGAttggaggttgttgtttttttttgcccgccCTGCTTCGCCAGTGTTGTGATGTAAGACCGATTCTGTTTCGGTCCCGCTGGGAGACTGGACTGGGTTGCTGGGCCACATCTGATATAACACCACAGGGAGCCCAGTCTCACCTGGTTTCTGATCTGGGCCAACCCAATTACAAAGCAACACACTTCACCCCACGATAATAGAGCAGTTATACAACGGTAGTAGGAAAATCATGCAATTAGATAATCAAATGAATGTGATCTCATAGCTGCAATTCATCTCAAGTATTAGATAAGGCTCAATGAGATCCGAACCTTTGATAGCTGACTCCACTCTTTCAAACTCCAGAAATATTCGGACAGCTTCATCATCGGGTACTTCGGCAATCTGGAAAGAGCGTGTTGAGTCGGGGTTAACATTAAGACTGCATTCAGGCCGATTTGACCTTTTGCCGCTCACCtcgaaaatgacacatttaatcacTTTGCCGTATTTCTCGCACTCTTCTTTGGTCTCCCCTTCCAAGTCCTCGTCCACCTCTCCTCGGCCCACCATGTTCTAAAACGCAGGGGCCGAAAGGTTCAACGCTCACAAAACCCAACAAATGAGTCCACCTCAATGTTTGGTCGTGAAATTTCGTAACGTGACAAACGTACCCTCAGCAGGACCACTTTGGTGGGGGTTTTGAGGATCTCTGTGAGCGGGTTAGCGTCAGACTTCTTGGAATCCGCTGCAGTGGAGAAAACATTTAGCAACAACTCCATGGTGCAACCAAAAGGTttgtaacaaagaaaaaaaaagatgtgttgtATCAAACTGTATTGTTAGAGTGCAGGCATGTAACGCAATACAGCTATAATTTAATCTGGAGAAATTTCTATGGAGTTCGTGCGATGTGTGTTGTAATACTTTTCCCCCCTCTCTAAAGAAAAACATCACACAAAAGCACCACTGTAGTGTATATGGGGGTCAGCTTACACTTGAAATCTCGAGagaataaatatttaagcaACGAGGataggcacaaaaaaaagtgcagtcaattgtatttattttaatttatgtgtgtgtgtctattgtACAGGGTGGTCTAACCTGCTCCTCCGGAAGTCTCAGGGGCAACTGGCAGCGGGGCCCCTGCTACTCAGGACGACACAATACAAAGTAGATGCATTCAAAAAAATAGTCAAACGCACATGAAAAAGTATCACAGCATCAAAATCCTTCATGGATCGCCTTACGTTTTTCCGCCGCGTCCCCGATGATAATCTTGCCTCCTCTTTTGCTCGTCTTCTCCACAGACAGCGCCGTGCTGAGCCCCTGTTCGTGCTTGCCGAGACCCTGACCCTCTTTGAAGCCGTACTTCTGCATGATTTTGTGTGCCACCGTACCTCTGCAGGAACAGGTACGTTTGCATTAGGTGGACGAACGCTGTCTTAGAAATGCAGAAAGTTAAGGCGTCTCGCTCACCCCATGTTAGCCAGGAAGGAACTGGTTGGTCCGGGCGGGGAACGCGGACGGTCCGAGTCCTCGTACATGGGCGGGGGGATGGCGGCCTTTGAGCCTCTGGTAGGACGACCTTCATCCTCGTATGGGAATGCCGATGAGCCTTGTGCATGTAAATCAGGGATGGGAAACTTAAATGATGTCGtgggctaaactttttcatcagtgctacttgGGGAGCCACAAAGGGACGTGCACTTCCaaaccagatgtatgacaaaaattacattttaaatatggactaAATACATGCTGAACCGCACACCaacattaagtgtacaaactcattttgttaatttattttatatatatatatatatatatatatatatatatatatatatatatatatatatatatatatatatatatatatatatatatatatatatatataaactcatttatttcacaaaatcaactcacttaaaatgttaatatcaTTGGAGGTACTATGTTTGTACTGCAAGTTAATACAAAGTTAAAAACTATCATTTGTCTTAAGATGTGAGCTAGTGTGAGATGGTAGTCTTCTAAGAGTCTTTTCCAAATCTTCAGGGGATAGAAACCAGGGTGACTCGTGAATAatgaaaatgtgcataaaattgATGGCTATTGAAATGCTTTGGCGGCTGataaaaagccccccccccaccccacacacacacacacacacacaaacaccccaaaaatatatatatttttaaataaaaaataaaaaaaataaaaataaaataacatttaaaaaagatgatAAACCTCCAATATTTTTCCACCTCAAAAAATTGGCTTTCTTATCCTTTAAATGAACAAGTATTCATTGCATTGGaggaaaaatgtttaattcaaacaaattTCTCCTTGATACTGACAATTCCCCCCTCTGGTGGACAAACTGAGCTATTACGTTCAGAATCAGATTtatgttaaaaggaaccccgacggtcaagacaagtttgctctataatATTGCTCATAGTTATCTTggcaacaaccaaataaataatatagagcaaacttgtcattacaattggggttccttttaacaggTTGCAAGTGAACATTATGATGTGATGTCTTAgtgatttttcaaaattatttatgAACCATGTTATCTATTAGAGGCCATACAGGACATAATTTAAGATTACCTCTGACTCATACACACGCAACtgaaacgcacacacacttttgcaCACAATTTGTTGAAATGCATACATAATCACACTGAAATGTACTTAGACATACTGAAATACTCATAACATTGAAATAagtatttcagtagtgtgtgtaaGAACTactcatttttttcactttaatacACTACTGAGACATTCTCTCTCATGCACACATAACCGAAATGCACAGATATCGGATGTGTGAGAGTCTTTCAGAAGTGAACGTGACGGCCCATCATACTCACCATCTCTGTCCACAAGTGATGAAGGCGGAGCAATGGCAGCACCACCCATACCTAagaaaacagacacacacaaatgaacAGTCATTCTACTAGATTTCCACACAAATACACCGTTAAGTAAGTATTTTATAGATTTGTTTTGGTTATATAGATGATAGAAGACAAGCCACAAAAATGCTCACTTCGTTTTCGTCGCTCCTTCTCAtaatcttcctcctcctcagaaTCCTCCTCTGCTGTTGGGAATCTTGAGAAGCCGCTTGGGGCTCCTCCTTCATGTCTGTCTTTCCTTTTCCTGGTGGGGAAAGGGTTGAAATAGGTGTTAGTGATAAaaccaccaccaaaaaaaaaacttgtgaatacattttatatcttcaCAAGATATGATTTGGTATACTTTTCTCTGTCCTCAATCTCCTTCTGGCGCTCCTGCTCCC
Protein-coding sequences here:
- the rbm17 gene encoding splicing factor 45, translated to MSLYDDLGVGASDTKTEGWSKNFKLLQSQLKVKKAALTQAKTHRTKQTTVLAPVIDLKRGGPSEDRQIPDPPPHVAVGLKEAAPIGFSSGDVLIPLADEYDPMFPNDYEKVMKRHREDRQRQREQERQKEIEDREKKRKDRHEGGAPSGFSRFPTAEEDSEEEEDYEKERRKRSMGGAAIAPPSSLVDRDGSSAFPYEDEGRPTRGSKAAIPPPMYEDSDRPRSPPGPTSSFLANMGGTVAHKIMQKYGFKEGQGLGKHEQGLSTALSVEKTSKRGGKIIIGDAAEKPGAPLPVAPETSGGAADSKKSDANPLTEILKTPTKVVLLRNMVGRGEVDEDLEGETKEECEKYGKVIKCVIFEIAEVPDDEAVRIFLEFERVESAIKAVVDLNGRYFGGRVVKACFYDQDKFRVFNLGE